The DNA sequence CCATGGTTGAACCTCCATAATACGATTTATCGCAATCATCGTGCCACTTCTTGCGCGCAGTGTGAGAAACAACGTGGCTGTACAGAATATCACATTTGCTGTGTTTACACCGCTTAGTGTGAGAATTACCTGTTCGGGTTCTCTGTTTCTTCTGGCGAGCATTGCCATCACGGTTGCATGTGCAGATGTGATTCCGGGTAGAATACTGACCATACTACCAAAGACAGCACCTGATACTATTGACTTCAATATTCCCATACCCCTTATCTCTGGCTCCTTTATCTCCTGCGGTGGTATCTCAGGCGTATAAAAGAGTGAGTAAAGAATAGTTGAGAGCCCGAATAAACCTGTGAATGCCGGGAAGTACATCGGAACCGGCAGGTTCTGCAATACAATACCAAAAATACCCGCAATTATGAATACCATTGTGGAGAGCATGATAGCGAGATGCGGTTCCATACGCTCACTGGAGCTCTCAGTGAGAATGAGAATAGCGGAAATCCCGATGAGCAAATAAAGTAGATGGCTCTGAAGTATCGCGAATAGCCGTGAAGAAACAATAAAATAGAAAGGGATGAGACACAGTAGCGAGAAAATAACGGCACCGAAACTGCCTATCGCAGAAAGAACCGTTGCTTCATAAACTCTGCCCTCCAGTAATAACCGATGTGCAGGCAGTAAACTCAATGCAGTGTCGGCTTCGGGCGCACCAATGAAGGCTGCGGGTATA is a window from the Methanophagales archaeon genome containing:
- a CDS encoding tripartite tricarboxylate transporter permease, translated to MLGVFLGTLTGLIPGFHPNNVAVILVSISPVLMRELHSFDAYAFSIIVASAILAMAVTHTFLSFIPAAFIGAPEADTALSLLPAHRLLLEGRVYEATVLSAIGSFGAVIFSLLCLIPFYFIVSSRLFAILQSHLLYLLIGISAILILTESSSERMEPHLAIMLSTMVFIIAGIFGIVLQNLPVPMYFPAFTGLFGLSTILYSLFYTPEIPPQEIKEPEIRGMGILKSIVSGAVFGSMVSILPGITSAHATVMAMLARRNREPEQVILTLSGVNTANVIFCTATLFLTLRARSGTMIAINRIMEVQPWEGIAPHPALFQLLIAVLTASAFSFFITRYMGKQVSLFFCRIPYRKMLFGIIISLTLLVFVITGWLGLLVLFVATTIGLIPIYTGVKRSNCMGVLLLPIIIVLFH